The Deinococcus apachensis DSM 19763 genome has a segment encoding these proteins:
- a CDS encoding DUF305 domain-containing protein translates to MPRRPGLLAAAALALAALIALALVLAPRVATPREGSTEVRFVREMIQHHAQAIDMATRIRDRSRDRTLRSLALDIMLSQQEQIGQMRGWLTLWGLPWGGQGMTAEHARMMGMATSGELNRLDTLPVNDAERLFLQLMIRHHQGAIAMVKPALGDGVRPEVRTLARQIQATQGGEIRLMTDLLKGWSAQPLPPAGGAQGGHDQMNMDGMDMGGNHQH, encoded by the coding sequence ATGCCCCGCCGCCCCGGCCTGCTCGCCGCCGCCGCCCTGGCCCTCGCGGCCCTGATTGCCCTGGCCCTGGTCCTGGCGCCGCGCGTCGCCACCCCACGCGAGGGCAGCACCGAGGTTCGCTTCGTGCGCGAGATGATCCAGCACCACGCGCAGGCCATCGACATGGCGACCCGCATCCGCGACCGCTCCCGGGACCGCACCCTCCGGTCGCTGGCGCTCGACATCATGCTCTCGCAGCAGGAGCAGATCGGGCAGATGCGCGGCTGGCTGACCCTCTGGGGCCTGCCGTGGGGCGGCCAGGGCATGACCGCCGAACACGCCCGCATGATGGGCATGGCGACCTCCGGGGAGCTGAACCGCCTGGACACGCTGCCCGTGAATGACGCCGAGCGCCTTTTCCTGCAACTCATGATCCGCCATCACCAGGGCGCTATAGCAATGGTCAAACCCGCCCTGGGGGATGGAGTGAGGCCCGAGGTGCGGACCCTCGCCCGGCAGATTCAGGCAACGCAGGGGGGGGAGATCCGGCTGATGACGGACCTGTTGAAGGGCTGGAGCGCCCAGCCGCTCCCCCCTGCTGGTGGGGCGCAGGGCGGGCACGACCAGATGAATATGGACGGGATGGACATGGGGGGTAACCACCAACATTGA
- a CDS encoding mechanosensitive ion channel family protein — MTGQVDTSRLLGLDALRDALLATWRDVQGAVAQYGPNAVLAAGLTLLYALLFLGVSRLAYRLLARFHLVAYPIARRVLRTVLRLTFLLLVLLSITALFPGLEVWSGPIFRVYLLLLVLYVGWGAIRRFLHVQAAQWDLDASLSLLLRNVTRTVWILLGLYLVFGQFGVDLLPILGGLGVVGLAVGFAAQDILANLISGVTLLLDRPFRIGDWIRTEAHEGQVTRLTLRTTHLRTRDNEDVSIPNKEVAGAVVENLSVGGKLRLNVNIGLAYREHVGHARDLLLPVLSGFPGVLADPAPQVLVEELEESRVRLLLRFWVGAEGVQSYPVTRMKVLEAAKEALQAAGLEVPFPRMQVRLDGPPPERREDRADA; from the coding sequence GTGACCGGTCAGGTGGACACCTCGCGCCTGCTGGGGCTCGACGCGCTGCGCGACGCGCTGCTCGCCACCTGGCGGGACGTGCAGGGGGCCGTGGCCCAGTACGGCCCCAATGCGGTCCTTGCTGCCGGGCTGACCCTGCTGTACGCGCTGCTGTTCCTGGGCGTATCGCGGCTCGCCTACCGCCTGCTGGCGCGCTTCCACCTCGTCGCGTACCCCATCGCCCGGCGGGTGCTGCGGACGGTCCTGCGCCTGACCTTTTTGCTGCTCGTGCTGCTGTCGATCACGGCGCTGTTTCCGGGGCTGGAGGTCTGGAGCGGGCCGATTTTCCGGGTCTACCTGCTGCTGCTCGTGCTGTACGTGGGCTGGGGGGCCATCCGGCGCTTCCTGCACGTTCAGGCGGCGCAGTGGGACCTCGACGCCAGCCTGAGCCTCCTGTTGCGAAACGTGACCCGGACGGTGTGGATTCTGCTGGGGCTGTACCTCGTGTTCGGGCAGTTCGGGGTGGACCTGCTCCCCATTCTGGGCGGGCTGGGCGTGGTGGGGCTGGCGGTGGGCTTCGCCGCGCAGGACATTCTCGCCAACCTCATCAGCGGGGTGACGCTGCTCCTCGACCGGCCCTTTCGCATCGGCGACTGGATTCGCACCGAGGCGCACGAGGGCCAGGTCACCCGCCTCACCCTGCGGACCACCCACCTGCGGACCCGCGACAACGAGGACGTGAGCATTCCCAACAAGGAGGTCGCCGGGGCCGTCGTCGAGAACCTCAGCGTGGGGGGCAAACTCCGGCTCAATGTGAACATCGGCCTGGCCTACCGCGAGCATGTCGGGCACGCCCGCGACCTCCTGCTGCCCGTGTTGTCCGGTTTTCCCGGCGTGCTGGCCGATCCCGCCCCGCAGGTTCTCGTGGAGGAGCTGGAGGAGAGCCGTGTCCGCTTGCTGCTGCGCTTCTGGGTCGGCGCCGAGGGGGTGCAGAGCTACCCCGTCACCCGCATGAAGGTGCTGGAGGCCGCCAAGGAGGCGCTCCAGGCGGCGGGGTTGGAGGTGCCCTTTCCCCGGATGCAGGTTCGTCTGGACGGTCCGCCCCCTGAGCGCCGTGAGGACCGTGCGGACGCCTGA
- a CDS encoding ElyC/SanA/YdcF family protein, whose amino-acid sequence MRTPEPQTWWEVGKGAVMGAALAVLAAYLGEIRGTVPVLLVLIMAGGVAGAFVWTRRVLKVGAAVLALLLALCLLTPVLRAPLAALTLAQRPVRADAIVVLGGGVQCGTRVLESSSLARLVRGLELWRDGYAPVLTVSEQSGLLGPADCVKMSELERAQVSTLYPSGGPQVLTLRHVTTTRDEAARVRDLARARGWRRVLLVTSPSHSRRAARLFAAYGVTAVSVPAGETRYDLTLPLPADRLAALKTLLYEGLSRAVASVGGTPER is encoded by the coding sequence GTGCGGACGCCTGAGCCGCAAACCTGGTGGGAGGTGGGAAAGGGCGCGGTGATGGGGGCCGCACTCGCCGTCCTGGCCGCGTATCTGGGGGAGATTCGCGGGACGGTGCCGGTGTTGTTGGTGCTGATCATGGCTGGGGGCGTGGCGGGGGCGTTCGTCTGGACCCGCCGGGTGCTGAAGGTGGGTGCCGCCGTCCTGGCCCTCCTCCTCGCCCTGTGCCTGCTCACGCCCGTGCTGCGCGCCCCGCTGGCGGCCCTGACCCTGGCGCAACGGCCCGTCCGCGCGGATGCCATCGTGGTTCTCGGGGGCGGGGTGCAGTGCGGGACGCGGGTCCTGGAGTCGAGCAGCCTGGCGCGGCTGGTGCGGGGTCTGGAGTTGTGGCGGGACGGGTACGCTCCGGTCCTCACCGTGTCCGAGCAGTCGGGGCTCCTCGGCCCGGCGGACTGCGTGAAGATGAGCGAGCTGGAACGGGCACAAGTTAGTACCCTGTACCCCTCTGGAGGGCCACAGGTGCTCACCCTGCGCCATGTCACCACCACCCGTGACGAGGCGGCCCGGGTGCGTGACCTGGCCCGGGCGCGGGGCTGGCGGCGGGTCCTCCTCGTCACGTCCCCCAGCCACTCGCGCCGGGCCGCCCGTCTCTTCGCCGCCTACGGGGTGACCGCGGTCAGCGTGCCCGCAGGGGAGACGCGTTACGACCTCACCCTGCCGCTGCCCGCCGACCGCCTCGCCGCCCTGAAGACCCTGCTGTACGAGGGGCTGTCGCGGGCCGTCGCGTCGGTGGGGGGAACGCCGGAGCGGTGA
- the trmFO gene encoding methylenetetrahydrofolate--tRNA-(uracil(54)-C(5))-methyltransferase (FADH(2)-oxidizing) TrmFO → MSGTEATITVIGAGLAGSEAALAAARMGVRVRLHEMRPVKMTPAHRTGNFAELVCSTSLGGEGELQAKGLLQAELRSVGGAIVGAADESRVPAGNALAVDRDEFSARVTRLVREHPLIAVVPGEVEAVPDGITVIATGPLTSDALAADLARLTGSERLSFYDAAAPVIAFESINLDVAWRAGRYDQSADYINCPFNKEEYLRFFEALEQARSHTPHDWEKLEFFEGCMPIEEIARRGVDTPRFGPMSPKGLDDPRTGRWPYAVAQLRQEDREGRMWSLVGFQTGLKWGDQKAVVNLIPGLENAEVVRYGVMHRNTYLNAPEVLDSTLGLRADSTKFVAGVLAGTEGYLESAATGWLAGTNAARLALGLPSLTPPAESMLGGLVRYLASANPKGFQPMNVNWALVPELPAPEPSPSGKVRKLGKREKRPVMFRRGLNAFMGWAGEEAGLTVTPPTVPEPEADAVPALR, encoded by the coding sequence ATGAGCGGCACAGAGGCGACAATCACGGTGATCGGGGCGGGTCTGGCGGGGTCGGAGGCGGCGCTCGCGGCCGCGCGGATGGGCGTGCGGGTGCGCCTGCACGAGATGCGCCCCGTGAAGATGACCCCGGCCCACCGCACCGGGAACTTCGCCGAACTCGTCTGCTCGACCAGTCTCGGCGGCGAGGGCGAGTTGCAGGCCAAGGGGCTCCTTCAGGCCGAACTCCGCTCCGTGGGCGGGGCCATCGTGGGGGCCGCCGACGAGAGCCGCGTCCCGGCGGGCAATGCCCTGGCCGTCGACCGCGACGAGTTCAGCGCCCGCGTGACCCGGCTTGTGCGCGAACATCCCCTGATCGCGGTCGTGCCTGGCGAGGTGGAGGCGGTGCCGGACGGCATCACCGTGATCGCCACCGGTCCCCTCACCTCCGATGCCCTGGCCGCCGACCTCGCGCGCTTGACGGGCAGCGAGCGCCTGAGCTTCTACGACGCCGCCGCGCCCGTGATCGCCTTCGAGAGCATTAACCTGGATGTAGCCTGGCGGGCAGGGCGCTACGACCAGAGCGCCGACTACATCAATTGCCCCTTTAACAAAGAGGAGTACCTGCGCTTTTTCGAGGCGCTGGAGCAGGCGCGCAGCCATACCCCCCACGACTGGGAGAAGCTCGAATTCTTCGAGGGCTGCATGCCTATCGAGGAGATCGCCCGCCGCGGCGTGGATACCCCCCGCTTCGGTCCGATGTCACCCAAGGGCCTGGACGACCCCCGCACCGGGCGCTGGCCCTACGCGGTCGCCCAACTGCGCCAGGAGGACCGAGAGGGCCGGATGTGGTCCCTCGTCGGCTTCCAGACGGGACTCAAGTGGGGGGACCAGAAGGCAGTGGTGAACCTCATTCCGGGGTTGGAGAACGCCGAGGTCGTCCGCTACGGGGTCATGCACCGCAACACGTACCTGAACGCGCCGGAGGTGCTGGACTCGACGCTGGGGCTGCGCGCCGACTCAACCAAGTTCGTCGCGGGTGTGCTGGCCGGGACCGAGGGCTACCTCGAATCCGCCGCGACCGGCTGGCTGGCCGGAACGAACGCCGCCCGCCTCGCGTTGGGCCTCCCGTCCCTCACACCACCCGCCGAGTCCATGCTGGGCGGCCTGGTGCGCTACCTCGCCTCGGCCAACCCGAAGGGCTTCCAACCCATGAACGTGAACTGGGCGCTGGTGCCCGAGCTTCCCGCCCCCGAGCCGTCCCCGTCGGGGAAGGTCCGCAAGTTGGGCAAGCGCGAGAAGCGCCCGGTGATGTTCCGCCGGGGCCTGAACGCCTTTATGGGCTGGGCTGGGGAGGAGGCGGGGTTGACCGTCACGCCGCCCACCGTCCCTGAGCCCGAGGCGGACGCGGTGCCCGCGCTGCGCTGA
- the murD gene encoding UDP-N-acetylmuramoyl-L-alanine--D-glutamate ligase produces the protein MLIYGLGRSGRGVARFLAREGLHAEWHDARPSAEDEALMAELGFARGDVGGTYRTVVAAPGVPIDHPDLLALSERGAEIIGEVVLAARARPGLPLVGVTGTAGKGGTTVLIAHLLRASGLNALEGGNIDPPLLDVVDRAEVAVVELSSFQLERVPGLCLPVAVITNLGVDHLDRHRTMEAYHAAKLNITAGQRGEDVLVVPAGLEVGTRAQVRPFLPDRITLANGEEVLPAADLPEGLHPANAAAAVLAAQALLERLGCPVDVGVLAGALRSARPVAGRFETVARVGNIRFIDDSIATRTLAVEAALTRAPAPIAWLVGGRDKGADLAPLREAAWGRVTRVIAFGEDGEALARGLGLPFETVTGEDGDAVMRCAARAGLEALGGPGGTGTVLLAPIGTSFDLFRDYRARGESFAQAARELAAAAEVRA, from the coding sequence ATGTTGATCTACGGATTGGGCCGAAGCGGGCGCGGCGTGGCCCGCTTTCTGGCGAGGGAAGGGCTGCACGCCGAGTGGCACGACGCGCGCCCATCGGCAGAGGACGAGGCGCTGATGGCCGAACTGGGCTTCGCGCGGGGAGACGTGGGGGGAACGTACCGGACGGTGGTGGCGGCGCCGGGCGTGCCCATCGACCACCCGGACCTCCTGGCCCTGTCGGAACGCGGGGCGGAGATCATCGGGGAGGTGGTCCTCGCGGCCCGGGCGCGTCCGGGACTGCCCCTCGTCGGTGTGACGGGCACGGCGGGCAAGGGTGGCACGACGGTGCTGATCGCGCACCTGCTGCGGGCGAGCGGCTTGAACGCGCTGGAGGGGGGCAACATCGATCCCCCCCTCCTCGACGTGGTGGACCGGGCGGAGGTGGCGGTCGTGGAGCTGTCGAGCTTTCAACTGGAACGGGTGCCCGGCCTGTGCCTGCCCGTCGCCGTGATCACGAACCTGGGGGTGGACCACCTCGACCGTCACCGCACGATGGAGGCGTACCACGCGGCCAAGCTCAACATCACGGCGGGGCAGAGGGGGGAGGACGTGCTGGTCGTTCCGGCGGGGCTGGAGGTGGGCACCCGGGCGCAGGTCCGCCCCTTCCTCCCTGACCGCATCACCCTGGCGAATGGGGAGGAGGTGCTGCCCGCCGCCGACCTCCCGGAAGGGCTGCACCCCGCGAACGCCGCCGCCGCCGTCCTCGCCGCCCAGGCGCTGCTGGAACGGCTGGGCTGTCCGGTAGACGTGGGGGTGCTGGCGGGGGCGCTGCGGAGTGCCCGCCCGGTCGCCGGACGCTTCGAGACGGTCGCGCGGGTCGGGAACATTCGTTTTATCGACGACTCCATCGCCACCCGCACGCTCGCGGTGGAGGCGGCCCTCACTCGCGCCCCGGCCCCGATTGCGTGGCTGGTCGGTGGGCGAGACAAGGGGGCGGACCTCGCCCCGCTGCGGGAGGCGGCGTGGGGCCGGGTCACCCGCGTCATCGCCTTCGGGGAGGACGGCGAGGCGCTCGCCCGCGGGCTGGGCCTCCCCTTCGAGACGGTGACGGGTGAAGACGGGGACGCGGTGATGCGCTGCGCGGCCCGCGCCGGGCTGGAGGCGCTGGGGGGTCCGGGCGGGACGGGCACGGTGCTGCTGGCCCCCATCGGCACGAGCTTCGATCTGTTCCGCGACTACCGGGCGCGTGGAGAGAGCTTTGCTCAGGCCGCGCGGGAACTTGCGGCGGCTGCGGAGGTGCGGGCATGA
- a CDS encoding FtsW/RodA/SpoVE family cell cycle protein, with product MSLQLVIAQVLLLTLGLLGVATARPDLIMDHGSKVLLALAVTFAAARLRPKTFLKAAPYFWGFTLLLLLLTLFIGQGTVTSPGTKRWLELGPLRFQPSELAKLGLVLQLASFFSRRGVQHKLISATLMIVFTTLLVLLEPDLGSSVLTFGLGIIVMYAAGVRITNITGFLFALGLLAIPFAGHYLETHPYILERFFGHVNRGETMAVGLDQIGMAHRDLNFGGIWGLGPDGPRWSYFAAHTDMVVASVGFSTGLLGVAMLLFAYWLIVSTALQVSQLAARVRPMTPEIHGATIMATGAMFMVVGQAFVNLAVAAGIFPVTGVPLPLVSYGFSSMLTMSLALGVIHSAMREVRRHLPAQEVAPDLVQVPAD from the coding sequence ATGAGTCTGCAACTGGTGATCGCGCAGGTGCTGCTGCTCACGCTGGGGCTGCTGGGGGTGGCGACCGCCCGGCCAGATCTGATCATGGACCACGGGAGCAAGGTGCTGCTGGCCCTGGCCGTGACCTTCGCCGCCGCCCGGCTGCGGCCCAAGACCTTCCTGAAAGCCGCCCCGTACTTCTGGGGCTTCACCCTGCTGCTGCTGCTGCTGACCCTGTTCATCGGGCAGGGCACCGTGACGAGTCCGGGCACCAAACGCTGGCTGGAACTCGGCCCGCTGCGCTTCCAGCCGTCGGAACTGGCGAAGCTGGGGCTGGTGCTGCAACTCGCGTCGTTCTTCTCGCGGCGGGGCGTGCAGCATAAGCTCATCAGCGCGACCCTGATGATCGTCTTCACCACCCTGCTCGTGCTGCTGGAGCCCGACCTGGGCAGCAGTGTCCTGACCTTCGGGCTGGGCATCATCGTGATGTACGCCGCCGGGGTCCGCATCACCAATATCACCGGGTTCCTGTTCGCGCTGGGCCTGCTCGCCATTCCCTTCGCGGGGCACTATCTGGAGACCCACCCCTACATCCTGGAACGCTTCTTCGGGCACGTGAACCGCGGCGAGACGATGGCGGTCGGCCTCGACCAGATCGGTATGGCGCACCGCGACCTGAATTTCGGCGGCATATGGGGCCTGGGCCCGGATGGCCCCCGCTGGTCGTACTTCGCGGCGCACACCGACATGGTGGTCGCGTCGGTCGGCTTCTCGACGGGCCTGCTGGGCGTCGCCATGCTGCTCTTCGCCTACTGGCTGATCGTGTCCACCGCCCTGCAAGTCTCGCAACTCGCGGCCCGCGTCCGCCCCATGACCCCCGAGATTCACGGCGCCACCATCATGGCGACGGGCGCGATGTTCATGGTCGTGGGGCAGGCGTTCGTGAACCTCGCCGTGGCGGCGGGCATCTTCCCGGTGACCGGCGTGCCGCTGCCGCTCGTCAGCTACGGCTTCTCCTCCATGCTCACCATGAGTCTCGCCCTGGGCGTGATCCACAGCGCCATGCGCGAGGTCCGGCGCCACCTGCCCGCCCAGGAGGTCGCCCCCGACCTCGTGCAGGTGCCCGCCGACTGA
- a CDS encoding TetR/AcrR family transcriptional regulator encodes MVYPAKLTAEAILRAALDLLEDGGDEALNMRALADSLKVRPSSLYRHYPDRAALVAALERHATLALHEDLREASRDRAPSEALSAAAHAYLEYTRAHPHLYGLLLAPRPPALAGPGPGKELWNYVLHLVGALTGNPDDTGAAVAYWAYLHGFALLERSGQFGLSGPRGGFERGLEALIHGLSTGKGGGR; translated from the coding sequence ATGGTTTACCCCGCTAAACTCACGGCCGAGGCGATTCTGCGGGCGGCCCTTGACCTCCTGGAGGATGGGGGGGACGAGGCACTCAACATGCGGGCGCTCGCCGACAGCCTGAAGGTCCGGCCCAGCAGCCTCTACCGGCACTACCCCGACCGGGCGGCCCTGGTCGCCGCGCTGGAACGGCACGCGACCCTTGCCCTGCACGAGGACCTGAGGGAGGCGAGCCGGGACCGTGCGCCCTCCGAGGCGCTGAGCGCCGCCGCCCACGCCTACCTGGAGTACACCCGGGCGCACCCGCACCTCTACGGCCTGCTGCTGGCCCCGCGCCCACCTGCCCTGGCCGGACCTGGCCCCGGCAAGGAGCTGTGGAATTACGTCCTGCACCTTGTCGGGGCGCTGACCGGGAACCCGGACGACACGGGTGCCGCCGTCGCGTACTGGGCCTACCTGCACGGCTTTGCGCTGTTGGAGCGGAGCGGGCAGTTCGGGCTCAGCGGGCCGCGCGGTGGCTTCGAGCGTGGGCTGGAGGCCCTGATCCACGGCCTCTCCACAGGCAAAGGGGGCGGCCGCTGA
- a CDS encoding MBL fold metallo-hydrolase produces MRHTRHGSHLHQLTRLGFVNTYLVAEPDGFTLVDTGMPGSAAALLRAASGLGQPIRRIVLTHAHGDHTGSLDALHAALPDVPLLISGRDARLLGGDHQLDPGEPQVRLRGDLRPSNAPVQPLADGDRVGSLRVVATPGHTPGHLALLDTRDGTVICGDAYHTVGGPAVSGDLRLIFPLPALATWHAPTALASAHLLADLNPTRLAPGHGRVVEDPAPAMRRALQRAQRGARA; encoded by the coding sequence ATGCGGCACACCCGCCACGGATCACACCTGCACCAGCTCACCCGCCTGGGCTTCGTGAACACCTACCTGGTCGCCGAGCCGGACGGCTTCACCCTGGTGGACACCGGAATGCCGGGCAGTGCTGCTGCCCTGCTGCGCGCGGCGAGCGGGCTGGGCCAGCCCATCCGGCGGATCGTCCTGACGCACGCGCACGGCGACCACACCGGCAGCCTAGACGCGCTGCACGCGGCCCTGCCCGACGTTCCTCTGCTGATCTCCGGGCGGGACGCGCGGTTGCTGGGGGGAGACCACCAGCTTGACCCGGGTGAGCCCCAGGTGCGGCTGCGCGGTGACCTGCGGCCCAGCAACGCTCCCGTGCAGCCCCTCGCAGATGGGGACAGGGTCGGCAGCCTGCGCGTCGTCGCCACGCCGGGCCATACCCCGGGGCACCTCGCCCTGCTGGACACGCGCGACGGCACCGTGATCTGCGGGGACGCCTATCACACCGTGGGCGGCCCGGCCGTCAGCGGCGACCTGCGCCTGATCTTTCCCCTGCCCGCCCTCGCCACCTGGCACGCGCCGACCGCGCTCGCCAGCGCCCACCTCCTCGCCGATCTGAATCCCACACGCCTCGCCCCCGGTCACGGGCGGGTGGTCGAAGACCCTGCTCCCGCCATGCGCCGGGCGCTCCAGCGGGCGCAGCGGGGGGCACGGGCTTGA
- a CDS encoding antibiotic biosynthesis monooxygenase, with protein sequence MVDVPPSPHAAPAPPARDGVTLVVTEFVRPSRAAEYEAWARDLHATLARQPGFVGVHVLRGQSGDAREYVTLVRFVSPGALAAWRASPEYAAALRELPRFTAGEVDYRESVGLEAWFDRPARSVAPPLWKNVVLGFVGVYPLILLFTWLCRPLVQGWPWWAAILPSALLATIFLNWPVLPLLSRVLRGWLYPHTR encoded by the coding sequence ATGGTCGACGTGCCGCCTTCCCCCCATGCCGCCCCTGCCCCGCCCGCCCGGGACGGTGTGACGCTCGTCGTGACGGAGTTCGTGCGCCCCTCGCGCGCCGCCGAGTACGAGGCCTGGGCGCGGGACCTCCACGCCACCCTGGCGCGGCAGCCGGGCTTCGTCGGCGTCCATGTGCTGCGGGGGCAGAGCGGGGACGCGCGGGAGTACGTGACGCTCGTGCGCTTCGTCTCGCCGGGGGCGCTCGCGGCCTGGCGCGCCTCTCCCGAGTACGCGGCGGCCCTGCGCGAATTGCCCCGGTTCACGGCGGGCGAGGTCGACTACCGCGAGTCGGTGGGGCTGGAGGCGTGGTTCGACCGTCCCGCCCGCTCGGTCGCGCCGCCCCTGTGGAAGAACGTGGTGCTGGGCTTCGTGGGCGTGTATCCCCTCATCCTGCTGTTCACCTGGCTGTGCCGCCCGCTGGTCCAGGGCTGGCCGTGGTGGGCCGCCATCCTGCCTTCGGCGCTGCTGGCGACGATCTTCCTGAACTGGCCGGTGCTGCCGCTGCTGTCACGCGTGCTGCGGGGGTGGCTGTACCCCCACACGCGCTGA
- the ychF gene encoding redox-regulated ATPase YchF, translating to MGNGLAVGIVGLPNVGKSTLFNAITRAGALAANYPFATIDPNVGRVPVPDERLGALAKVFTKGERVPPIIPTYVEFVDIAGLVKGASQGEGLGNQFLANIREVDAIAHVVRCFTDDNVIHVAGRVDPIDDIETINTELILADLAGLEKRLANLQKKAKGNDKDAREQAALAEQILAVLGVGKPARAGTYEAPIPKDFGLITTKPVIYVANVGEDELTEDNDAVRQVREYAERENAAVVKISAQIEGELAEMPEDEAREFLSDLGVQESGLDQLVKVGYETLGLITFITSGEKEVRAWTIHRGEKAPEAAGEIHSDLERGFIRAEVIEWQRMVEAGGWANAKSKGWVRTEGKDYVMQDGDIMNVLHSS from the coding sequence ATGGGTAACGGATTAGCTGTCGGAATCGTTGGCCTGCCCAACGTCGGAAAAAGCACGCTGTTCAATGCCATCACCCGCGCCGGGGCGCTCGCCGCCAACTACCCCTTCGCCACCATCGATCCCAACGTGGGCCGGGTCCCCGTGCCCGACGAGCGGCTGGGCGCGCTGGCAAAGGTCTTCACCAAGGGGGAGAGGGTTCCCCCCATCATCCCCACCTACGTCGAGTTCGTGGACATCGCCGGATTGGTGAAGGGCGCCAGCCAGGGCGAGGGCCTGGGCAACCAATTCCTGGCGAACATCCGCGAGGTGGACGCCATCGCCCACGTCGTGCGCTGCTTCACGGACGACAACGTCATCCACGTGGCGGGCCGAGTGGACCCCATTGACGACATCGAGACGATCAACACCGAGCTGATCCTCGCCGACCTGGCCGGGCTGGAAAAGCGGCTGGCGAACCTCCAGAAAAAGGCCAAGGGGAACGACAAGGACGCCCGGGAGCAGGCGGCCCTCGCCGAGCAGATTCTCGCCGTGCTGGGGGTAGGCAAGCCCGCCCGCGCCGGAACCTACGAGGCGCCCATCCCCAAGGACTTCGGCCTGATCACCACCAAGCCCGTGATCTACGTGGCGAACGTGGGCGAGGACGAACTGACGGAGGACAACGACGCCGTGCGGCAGGTGCGCGAGTACGCCGAGCGCGAGAACGCCGCGGTCGTCAAGATCAGCGCTCAGATCGAGGGCGAGCTCGCCGAGATGCCCGAGGACGAGGCGCGCGAGTTCCTGAGCGACCTCGGCGTGCAGGAGAGCGGCCTGGACCAGCTCGTGAAGGTGGGGTACGAGACGCTGGGGCTGATTACCTTCATCACCTCGGGCGAGAAGGAGGTCCGCGCCTGGACGATCCACCGGGGTGAGAAGGCGCCCGAGGCCGCCGGGGAGATCCACTCCGACCTGGAGCGGGGCTTTATCCGCGCGGAGGTCATCGAGTGGCAGAGGATGGTCGAGGCGGGCGGCTGGGCGAACGCGAAGAGCAAGGGCTGGGTCCGCACCGAGGGCAAGGACTACGTGATGCAGGACGGCGACATCATGAACGTGCTGCACAGCAGTTGA